GATTTGCAGTTCATCGAGATTCTCTTTGAGGCGGTGTCGGCCTTTGGCACGGTGGGTTTGTCTATGGGCATTACGGCGGATACGTCGGTGTTGACCAAGCTAGTCCTCATCATGACGATGTATGTGGGACGGGTGGGCGTTTTGCTGCTGATGAGCGCGCTGTTGGGCGATCCGAAGCCGAGCGTGGTGCGCTATCCCGAAGAAGAACTGCTGGTGGGTTAAGGGAGATCCGGGCCTTCCCCACCAAGCGGTAAGCTATCAACAGGCCCGAATCATCTTCACTGGGTGGATGCGAGGTGCGCTCTAGGGTGTGTTTGTCTCCTCAAGCCTGCGATCGCACTGCGCCGCCTTCTAAACCTCTACATTTGCTCGGGAATTACGCGTGAACTTATCTGCTCTGAATTTTTTTCATAGCCTGCGCGCCGATACCAAACAGTTTTCTGTGATTGGCCTGGGGCGTTTTGGGCGGGCTGTGTCCACCACGCTCCATCGCCTAGGCTACGAGGTGCTGGGCATCGACTCCGACGATCGCCGGGTCAGTCAGGCTCTCAGCGACCAGATCGCGGCCCACGCCCTGCAGCTCGACTCCACGGACCCGACGGCGCTCAAAGAGGCGGGAGTGTACGAGTTTGATACGGTGATTGTGGCCATTGGTAACTATGTCCAAGAAAGCATCATCACGACGCTCAATCTGAAGGAAGCGGGGGTGGCCCACGTGGTGGCCAAGGCGTCCTCGGAGATTCACGGCAAGCTGCTCAAGCGAGTGGGCGCAGATCATGTGGTGTTCCCAGAGCACGAGATGGGCTGCTCCTTGGCGCGATCGCTCACCAAGCCGAGCATTCTCGATCGCTTTGATCTTGACCCCGACCACAGCATTGTGGAGCTGATCGTGCCAGAAAAGTTCAACGGCAAGAGCATTGCTGAGCTGGAGCTGCGCAACCGCTACGGCCTGAATGTGCTGGCGGTGGGCAACAACAGCAAATTTGCCATTAATCCCAGCTCGAATACGCGCCTATTTAAGGGGCAGGCGATGGTGGTGATTGGCTCCAACCGAGACATCGATCGTCTCCCGATCTAAAACGAGAACCGCTATGAACGTTTCGATGGAAAAGGGTGCTGGAATGCGCGTGATTGGCCTGATCAGCGGGACGTCGGTGGACGGCATCGATGCGGCGCTGGTGGAGATCTCGGGGACTCAGGCAGATCTCCAGGCGACGCTGGTGGCGGGGCACACCTTCAGCTACCCGGCGGCTCTGCGGGAGCAGATTTTGGCGGTGTGCGCTGATGGGCCGCTGTCGATGGCGGCTTTGGCGGAGCTGGACGACGCGATCGCCCTTCAGTTTGCCGAAGCGGCGATCGCCCTCCAGCAAGACCATGGACCCGCTGCCCTGATCGGCTCCCACGGCCAGACCGTTTTTCATCGGCCCGCCACCGCCGATCGCCTGGGCTACAGCCTCCAGCTGGGCCGGGGAGCGGCGATCGCCCACCGCACCGGCCTTCCCACCATCACCAACTTCCGCGCCGCCGACATCGCGGCGGGCGGCCAGGGAGCGCCCCTGGTGCCCGCCGTGGACGCCATCTTGCTGCGCCACCCCACCCGCTACCGCTGCGTCCAGAACCTCGGCGGCATCGGCAACGTCACCTACCTCCCGCCCCAAACCTGCGACGAAGCGGTGCGCGGATGGGACACCGGCCCCGCCAATGCCCTGCTGGACTTGGCGGTGCAGCACTTTTCCCAGGGAGCGCAGCGCTACGACCAAGGCGGGGCCTGGGCCGCTCAGGGACAGCCCTGTGAGCCCCTGGTGCAGCGGTGGTTGCAGCAGCCCTTTTTCCAGGAGGAGCCCCCCAAGTCCACGGGGCGAGAGCTGTTTGGGCCGGCCTACCTGGCCCAGTGCCTGGAAGACGCAGCGGCCTATCAGTTGACCCCAGCAGACACGTTGGCGACCCTGACTGAGCTGACAGCGGCCTCCGTCGCCCAGGAATATCAGCGCTTGGCCGTCAGCCCCGAGGAAATACTGTTGTGCGGCGGCGGCAGTCGCAATTGCTACCTGCGCGATCGCCTACAGGCGCGGCTGCCCTCAGCTCGCGTGCTCACGACCGACGATGCGGGCCTGAGCGCTGACTTCAAGGAGGCCATTGCCTTTGCCGTGCTCGCCTACTGGCGACACCATCACCTGCCGGGCAATTTGCCCTCGGTGACGGGGGCTCAGCAGTCGGTACCTCTAGGGGAAATCCATTACGTAGGCGGATCTGGCCCGTGCTAGCATAGAGGCCCATCTCGGTATGGGCTGGGCCAAGCACTCGGCTGGTTCCGGCCACGGCTCACGCCCAGGAGGCTGAGGTGCCGGTCAGGACTAGGGCCGGACTTCGGTTGTTCATGGATTCTGGCCTATCCGGTGTTGCGACTCAAAAGCTGGGCTGATAGAGTTCAAAGATTTATCCTGACTGGACTTGTGCCTTGCGTTGATTGACCGTTGAGCTCTCTTAGGGGTTGACGGGGTGATCTAAGCTGCGAATGCTATGTACCACCGCTTTTCATGGTGGGTTTTGCTCTAAATTCTGTAAGGTAGTTGCACTGTGGCTCATACCTTTTTAATGGAGGGGGGGCGTTGGACGCTTCAGGGAAACTGGCTGGAGCGAGATGGCGTTTTAGTTACAGTCAAAGGAAAGACGCTGGTTGCCTGGGGCCGGGATGACTGGTTCACGATGGTGACCAAGTTTGAGTTTCCGGGGACGGAGCGCGAAGAGATTTCGATGCAGTACCGCGGTCGCCTCGATGCGGGAGAGCGTCAGTATACGTTTGTCCTTCAGCACAGCTTGCTGGGCCGGGTGGAGGGAGAGGGCTGGATTGCGCCCGACTCTATTGTTCAGCGCTATTGGGTGTTGGGCGATCGCCAGCGGCGCAGTGGCTTTGAAACGCTGCGTCGGCTAGACGATGACACCTACCATCTGTCCAGTGGCATTATGGCGGGACACTACTTGACCAGCGCCATGGAGGCGGTCCTAGAGCGTCAAGGCTCCTAGAAAAGCGGCCTGCTCAGGGGCGATCGCTGTTTGGCAGGGTGAGTCCCTGGGCTTTGGGTGGGGGAGTATGTCACAGTAGTTGTCAGGCAACTTTTGAGGCCCCCGTGGACGACTGACGCGATGGGAATTCTGCGGTCTTTGGGCTGAGAAAAGGACCGCGAAAGGCACGCCTGGGCCGTTTCTGGCATCGGGAAGTCGTGGCGCTCAAAATTGCTGGTTTCCTCTCACACCACCTGCCGACTATTGGGTTTAGACATTGGGCCGTGAAGGGCGATCGCCGCGCAAGGTGCGATGCGGGGTGATGCTGCTAGTCTTGGGAAGTCAGAACGGCAGGCGAGTATTTTCGGTTGCTCTGGGGCTTTCGGCTTTGTCAAACTGACGGTAGTAGGGCAGGACCATCTCCGCATCATGTCCATGGACGCGAATCTTTTTGAGTATCGGCCGCTAAGCTGTCCGGTCTGTCATCGGGGGTTGGGGCATCCAGCCCGCCCCCTCGGAGAGCAGTTCGCGAGGGTCTTTTGGGATCAGATGGAGGACGGGCGATCGCCCCATCAGGGGCTGCTCACTTGTCAGCACTGTCGCCAGCGGGTAGTGGTGAGCTGGAGCGGCCACTATGTGCGCGACCCGTTTATTTTGCAGAAGCTGGCGATGGGGCGATCGCTGCGCCGCCAGAGCCGACCCCTGGCCCGGATTTTGCGGGATGTGGGGCTAGCGCGCCACTCGCCCCTTTGGGCGATCGTGGGGGGGCTGGTTTTGCTGGGGCTGACCTTCTCGATGGCGGAGGGGCCGCTGCTGCCTGAGGTCCCGAAGCCGGAGTCCTGGGGGACGCTCGCGCCGCCTAGCTGAGGCGATCGCCCCCCGTCCGAAACGCTGCTCTGGGTGGCTCAGCAAGGCTGTCGGCGGCGGCTCGGGTGACG
This genomic stretch from Geitlerinema sp. PCC 7407 harbors:
- a CDS encoding anhydro-N-acetylmuramic acid kinase gives rise to the protein MRVIGLISGTSVDGIDAALVEISGTQADLQATLVAGHTFSYPAALREQILAVCADGPLSMAALAELDDAIALQFAEAAIALQQDHGPAALIGSHGQTVFHRPATADRLGYSLQLGRGAAIAHRTGLPTITNFRAADIAAGGQGAPLVPAVDAILLRHPTRYRCVQNLGGIGNVTYLPPQTCDEAVRGWDTGPANALLDLAVQHFSQGAQRYDQGGAWAAQGQPCEPLVQRWLQQPFFQEEPPKSTGRELFGPAYLAQCLEDAAAYQLTPADTLATLTELTAASVAQEYQRLAVSPEEILLCGGGSRNCYLRDRLQARLPSARVLTTDDAGLSADFKEAIAFAVLAYWRHHHLPGNLPSVTGAQQSVPLGEIHYVGGSGPC
- a CDS encoding TrkA family potassium uptake protein translates to MNLSALNFFHSLRADTKQFSVIGLGRFGRAVSTTLHRLGYEVLGIDSDDRRVSQALSDQIAAHALQLDSTDPTALKEAGVYEFDTVIVAIGNYVQESIITTLNLKEAGVAHVVAKASSEIHGKLLKRVGADHVVFPEHEMGCSLARSLTKPSILDRFDLDPDHSIVELIVPEKFNGKSIAELELRNRYGLNVLAVGNNSKFAINPSSNTRLFKGQAMVVIGSNRDIDRLPI